From Neospora caninum Liverpool complete genome, chromosome VIII, a single genomic window includes:
- a CDS encoding putative zinc finger motif, C2HC5-type domain-containing protein: MAAPAPLPPELAAWALQELRALLQLDDADSYLVDELASFLPAVESRENAGACETQQEEQRQEEHDLAQFLECLVAPMRPDFSPQVAQEVADFASEFAQRLRDSRRKTGGKRVPPRTEEQPQTHEPEGEARGETAYWERHREKPHEKEEAQTRSLLPPGRTADRSSYSSSCSSSPASASSSSSLSSSPFSSSSCGSSSPSSSSSPSSFSSPFSSASSGSSSSCPPASSSPPASSSSSPPASSSSSSSFSSGSGDGVSRSTGATEEKNEEKGEEREAALLNSKRETKRVKKAGVLQLDAFGLAASRVSLGDSKRNKYMCVQRANEPKSVRCICLCMGTEHGVHGSCMYCGKVACKMEGGEECLFCGNKIKTHFSVSSLESFSEKNLGICYSLHSEDERREGGRGRKSRGSPKKHSKGKPAFCHSGRGGQEREESERLGAESDGWLEEERLENATPEERETARQKRLQALKRAVALKDRLVHFDRTSAVRSVVYDDATDWFDEANNMWIDSSKRAEAAAQWEEQSRQAEEDKRRARITLDLVNKTIIDETQMRAEERLTAQEEKLQRFHLACAAAPEEEPGRDAETDEASGSSQWGGQKTKMYFDEEKKREAEKGELKKPNAFPPLSKEDTRKQLARLEEIQRRVEEQAARRWRDERDAEEELAEWEEGDCEDEAERGEDAEQESARNSLGLSSVQNPSLSSTSRRLLEVLQASRLEGSCETADVASWAPEARSGGGDSTAAGSGATKQAGFFVSRSAPFKQEEELMEAPFHAPQGKWQQNLQSRLQEQAAKEEERRRMEKHEKASRQGRDGPPSGAAPSSEEEKRSGGAALAFCPSVLPPNAASAPVPLEAAGKKQRLFHVEEAVLLGEEDQTDERDRTHRLSVRQSGPGDSSRQIPVSSSECLGMSEADAYAWEWEGDVEEGERENEADSDALQDAYEDAQDEGLCLTVRQPFASLIVLGFKAKEGRNWPCAHRGRLWIHAAASPPSTAAIEAARRFYEQLLHLSASASCVWKGSEEGYLFERRDHEKEGRETNEVPLPPFPREFPTSAVLGCVTVVDCAEKTGEASLFQFALSLVVLQGLDETEGCQFEFCLRRPRRLIVPVRVRGRHPRIWNLNSSKVPHLQAALLKSRWPRVLGHKFREQKQSHQEKENSEKTQGRNGEE; encoded by the exons atggcagcgccggcgcctctcccgcccgAGTTGGCGGCTTGGGCACTGCAGGAGTTGCGggctcttctccagctggaTGACGCCGATTCCTACCTTGTCGATGAACttgcctcctttcttccggctgtagagagcagagagaatgCAGGGGCGTGCGAGACACAACAAGAGGAgcaaagacaggaagaacacGACCTGGCGCAGTTCCTCGAGTGTCTCGTGGCGCCGATGCGCCCGGACTTTTCTCCCCAAGTCGCACAAGAAGTAGCGGACTTTGCCTCGGAGTTTGCGCAGCGTCTTCGCGACTCtcgaaggaagacgggggGAAAAAGGGTTCCTCCAAGGACAGAGGAACAACCGCAGACTCATGAACCTGAAGGCGAGGCTCGCGGAGAGACCGCATACTGGGAGCGTCACCGCGAAAAACcacacgaaaaagaagaggcgcaaaCCAGGAGTCTACTACCACCAGGCCGGACTGCTGACCGCTCTTCCTattcttcctcctgttcgtcctctcctgcttcagcttcttcttcctcttctttgtcctcttctcctttttcgtcttcttcctgtggctcttcctctccttcctcttcttcctctccctcttctttttcttctcctttttcgtctgcttcctctggttcttcctcttcttgtccccctgcctcttcttctccccctgcctcttcttcttcttctccccctgcctcttcttcttcttcttcttcgttttcatCTGGATCGGGGgacggtgtctctcgctcgacAGGAgcaacggaagagaagaatgaggagaaaggagaggagagagaggcggctcTATTGAACtcgaagagggagacgaagcgtgTGAAGAAGGCCGGTGTGCTACAGCTGGATGCTTTCGGCCTCGCTGCGTCGCGTGTCTCgctcggagacagcaaaagaaacaaatatatgtgtgtacagAGGGCGAACGAGCCGAAGTCTGTGCGTTGCATTTGTCTCTGTATGGGAACAGAACACGGCGTCCACGGCAGCTGTATGTACTGCGGGAAAGTGGCATGCAAGatggaaggcggcgaagagtgtctcttctgcggaAACAAAATCAAGACGCACTTcagtgtttcttctctggagtCGTTTTCCGAGAAAAACCTGGGAATCTGTTACTCTCTGCActcggaagacgaaaggcgcGAGGGCGGCAGGGGAAGGAAATCCCGTGGATCACCCAAGAAGCACTCAAAGGGGAAACCCGCCTTCTGCCATTCTGGACGCGGaggacaagaaagagaagagagtgaaagACTCGGAGCCGAAAGCGACGGCTGgctcgaggaagagcgcctCGAGAATGCGACCcctgaggaaagagagactgcCAGACAGAAACGCCTACAGGCTCTGAAACGCG CCGTGGCCCTTAAGGACCGCCTTGTGCACTTTGATCGGACGAGTGCAGTCCGCAGCGTCGTCTACGATGACGCAACTGACTGGTTCGACGAGGCTAATAACATGTGGATTGATTCAAGCAAGCGAGCGGAGGCCGCTGCGCAGTGGGAAGAGCAGAGCCGccaagcagaggaagacaaaa GACGCGCTCGTATCACTTTGGATCTTGTCAACAAGACGATTATCGACGAGACCCAGATGCGAGCTGAAGAACGCCTCACAGCCCAAGAAGAAAAGCTCCAGCGCTTCCACCTGGCGTGTGCGGCGGCcccggaagaagagccgggGCGCGACGCCGAAACGGACGAGGCCAGCGGCAGTTCGCAGTGGGGCgggcagaagacgaagatgtACTttgacgaagagaaaaagagagaagctgaaaaAGGCGAGTTGAAGAAGCCGAATGCCTTTCCGCCGCTGTCGAAAGAAGACACCAGGAAGCAACTCGCCAGACTGGAAGAAATTCAGAGACGGGTGGAAGAGCAAGCGGCTCGCcggtggagagacgagagagacgcagaggaggaaCTCGCGGAGTGGGAAGAGGGCGACTGTGAGGATgaagcggaaagaggagaagatgCCGAGCAGGAAAGCGCGAGGAATTCTTTGGGACTCTCATCTGTCCAAAATCCATCCCTTTCGTCCACGTCACGGCGCCTGCTGGAAGTGCTTCAGGCGTCTCGACTTGAGGGCAGCtgcgagacagccgacgTTGCTAGTTGGGCTCCAGAGGCACGGtcgggaggcggcgacagcaCGGCCGCCGGCAGCGGGGCCACCAAGCAAGCGGgcttttttgtctcgcgcTCTGCACCCTTcaaacaggaggaagagtTGATGGAGGCCCCCTTCCACGCGCCTCAGGGGAAATGGCAACAGAATCTCCAAAGCCGTCTCCAAGAACaagcggcgaaggaagaagagcggcgccgAATGGAAAAGCACGAAAAAGCGAGTCGACAGGGACGGGATGGGCCCCCGTCTGGGGCAGCGCCATCgtcagaggaagaaaagcgttCAGGTGGAGCCGCACTTGCTTTTTGCCCGTCTGTGCTTCCTCCTAAcgctgcctcggcgccggTGCCGCTCGAGGCAGCGGGAAAAAAGCAACGACTATTCCACGTGGAAGAGGCAGTGCTCttgggagaagaagaccaaacagacgaaagagaTCGGACCCACCGCCTGTCTGTACGGCAGTCCGGCCCCGGTGACTCTTCGCGTCAAATCCCCGTTTCGTCCTCGGAGTGTCTTGGGATGAGTGAAGCTGACGCTTACGCGTGGGAGTGGGAGGGAGACgtcgaagaaggagaacgcgagaacgAAGCAGACAGTGACGCGTTGCAAGATGCGTACGAAGACGCACAGGACGAGGGTCTCTGCCTCACAGTTCGGCAACCTTTTGCTTCGCTCATTGTGTTGGGCTTcaaggcgaaggaaggacGAAACTGGCCTTGTGCACATCGGGGACG GTTGTGGATCCACGCTGCCGCGTCACCTCCAAGCACTGCGGCGATTGAGGCGGCTCGGCGCTTCTACGAGCAGCTTCTCCATCTGtctgcttctgcctcttgcGTTTGGAAGGGCAGTGAAGAAGGTTATCTATTTGAGCGCAGAGAccacgagaaggaaggccggGAGACGAACGAAGTTCCGCTGCCACCCTTTCCGCGCGAGTTCCCCACTTCCGCAGTTTTAGGCTGTGTGACCGTTGTGGACTGCGctgagaagacgggagaagcCAGTTTG TTCCAGTTTGCCTTGTCGCTGGTCGTTCTCCAGGGTCTGGACGAGACGGAAGGGTGCCAGTTCGAGTTCTGTCTACGGAGGCCGCGCAGGCTCATCGTACCAGTCAGG GTGCGGGGGCGCCATCCACGAATCTGGAATCTTAACTCCTCAAAGGTCCCCCACCTGCAGGCAGCTCTGCTCAAGTCACGGTGGCCTCGGGTCTTGGGGCACAAGTTCAGGGAGCAGAAACAGAGCCAccaagagaaggagaactcTGAGAAAACGCAGGGGCGGAACGGGGAAGAATAG